A stretch of Campylobacter concisus DNA encodes these proteins:
- a CDS encoding molybdopterin-dependent oxidoreductase — protein sequence MNETRREFLKKGATAIAATPLLSSVTASNLFADGVKKSVLRDSEVITAAHWGMLKVTTKNGVAVKSEPIQKTSEIYNPLQHYTPDMIYKCRIKRPAVRKSYLENPDSPKPELRGKDEWVEVPYEEAIKLVARELKKTRAQKGLQSVFAGSYGWKSSGNVHNSRILLHRFMNLSGGFVGSLGDYSTGASQIIMPHVVGSIEVYEQQTSWPVVLENSKVVVIWGANPLATLRIAWTSTDEQGFKYFEELKNKKDIKVIIIDPIKSDTAQYFDNAQWIAPVPNTDTAMMLGMMHYLYESGKYDKNFIETYTTGFDKFLPYLLGKTDNTPKNLEWASKICGIDKDTLKELADTFIANRTMIMSGWGMQRAHHGEQPHWAMVTLAAMLGQIGLPGGGFGLSYHYSNGGAPTCKGAVIGGINSASVGKFNEKGEFIGTDTGEFDKRGRFVAKAAAAAGTGQSWLQKATNYAFPVARIADALLHPGKVIDHDGKKITYPDIDFIYWVGGNPLVHHQDTNTNLKAWRKPRTVVVHESYWTPTAKMADIVFPVTTEYERNDITMTGDYSNMNIVPMKQVVEKYHEARDDYQIFTDLCKAYAKNLVIAYTDNGKDEFDWIKEYYDAAYAQVKAVPELTTDMKPFEEFWNENKPVTFASSQDSDSWVRFGEFREDPVLNALGTPSGLIEIYSETIEKMGYDDCKAHPMWFEPIEWLGMKDKPAKFHMISAHPTDRLHSQLSQTSLRDNYAIANREPIWINEKDAKELGVQSGDLVRVFNARGEVLAGAHVTKNIKEGVVKLAEGAWYDGFDSGICKNGSANVLTIDIPTSKLANGNISHTALVNIEKYKGGEALKLTAFVEPKISK from the coding sequence ATGAACGAGACCAGACGAGAATTTCTAAAAAAAGGTGCTACAGCAATTGCAGCGACACCTTTGCTTTCAAGCGTAACAGCATCAAATTTATTTGCTGATGGCGTAAAAAAGAGTGTTTTAAGAGATAGCGAGGTCATCACAGCTGCCCACTGGGGTATGTTAAAAGTGACAACCAAAAACGGCGTAGCAGTAAAGTCAGAGCCTATCCAAAAAACAAGTGAAATTTACAACCCGCTTCAGCACTACACACCAGATATGATCTACAAATGTCGTATCAAGCGTCCAGCAGTTAGAAAGAGCTACCTTGAAAATCCAGATAGTCCAAAGCCAGAGCTTCGCGGTAAGGATGAGTGGGTTGAGGTGCCTTACGAAGAGGCGATCAAGCTAGTTGCAAGAGAGCTGAAAAAAACAAGAGCACAAAAAGGCTTACAAAGTGTATTTGCGGGCAGCTATGGCTGGAAATCAAGCGGTAACGTACATAACTCAAGAATTTTACTTCATAGATTTATGAACCTTAGTGGTGGCTTTGTTGGCTCACTAGGAGATTACTCAACAGGTGCTAGCCAAATTATCATGCCTCACGTCGTGGGTAGTATCGAGGTCTATGAGCAGCAAACCAGCTGGCCAGTCGTACTTGAGAACTCAAAAGTCGTAGTCATCTGGGGTGCAAACCCACTTGCGACACTTCGCATAGCTTGGACTAGCACCGACGAGCAGGGCTTTAAATACTTTGAAGAGCTCAAAAATAAAAAAGATATCAAAGTGATCATCATCGATCCTATCAAGAGTGACACAGCGCAATACTTTGATAATGCTCAGTGGATCGCTCCGGTGCCAAACACCGACACAGCTATGATGCTTGGTATGATGCACTACCTATATGAGAGCGGCAAGTATGATAAAAATTTCATTGAAACCTACACAACTGGCTTTGATAAATTCCTCCCATATCTACTTGGCAAAACAGACAACACACCTAAAAATTTAGAGTGGGCGAGCAAAATTTGTGGCATCGATAAAGATACTTTAAAAGAGCTAGCTGATACATTTATCGCAAACCGCACTATGATAATGAGCGGCTGGGGCATGCAGCGCGCTCACCACGGCGAGCAACCACACTGGGCGATGGTGACTTTGGCGGCGATGCTAGGACAGATCGGCCTTCCTGGTGGGGGATTTGGCCTTAGCTATCACTACTCAAACGGCGGCGCTCCGACTTGCAAGGGTGCAGTCATCGGCGGCATAAATAGCGCAAGTGTGGGTAAATTTAACGAAAAAGGTGAGTTTATCGGCACAGACACAGGCGAGTTTGATAAACGAGGTCGCTTCGTCGCAAAGGCAGCTGCAGCAGCAGGCACAGGCCAAAGTTGGCTACAAAAAGCAACCAACTATGCCTTCCCGGTAGCAAGGATTGCTGATGCGCTGCTACATCCTGGTAAAGTGATCGACCACGACGGCAAAAAGATCACCTATCCAGATATTGATTTTATCTACTGGGTCGGCGGCAACCCACTTGTGCACCATCAAGATACAAATACAAATTTAAAAGCGTGGAGAAAGCCAAGAACAGTTGTCGTACATGAATCATACTGGACACCGACAGCAAAAATGGCTGATATTGTCTTTCCAGTCACTACAGAGTACGAGAGAAACGATATCACCATGACTGGTGACTACTCAAATATGAACATAGTGCCGATGAAACAAGTCGTTGAGAAATACCACGAGGCAAGAGACGACTACCAAATTTTCACTGATCTTTGCAAGGCTTATGCTAAAAATTTGGTCATTGCCTACACAGATAACGGCAAGGATGAGTTTGACTGGATCAAAGAGTACTATGACGCAGCCTACGCTCAGGTCAAGGCTGTGCCAGAGCTCACAACTGATATGAAGCCATTTGAAGAGTTTTGGAACGAGAACAAGCCAGTTACATTTGCCTCATCTCAAGATAGCGATAGCTGGGTAAGATTTGGCGAATTTAGAGAAGATCCTGTACTAAATGCTCTTGGAACCCCAAGCGGTCTTATAGAAATTTACTCAGAGACTATTGAAAAAATGGGCTACGACGACTGCAAGGCGCACCCAATGTGGTTTGAGCCAATCGAGTGGCTAGGCATGAAAGATAAACCGGCTAAATTCCACATGATAAGTGCTCACCCAACTGACCGCTTGCACTCACAGCTAAGCCAAACTTCACTTCGTGACAACTACGCTATCGCAAATCGCGAGCCTATCTGGATCAACGAAAAAGACGCAAAAGAGCTTGGTGTACAAAGTGGCGACTTGGTACGTGTATTTAATGCACGTGGCGAGGTTTTAGCAGGTGCTCATGTGACTAAAAACATCAAAGAGGGCGTTGTAAAACTAGCTGAGGGCGCTTGGTATGACGGCTTTGATAGTGGTATCTGCAAAAATGGCTCTGCAAATGTGCTAACCATAGATATCCCAACAAGCAAGCTAGCAAACGGTAACATCAGCCACACAGCTCTTGTAAATATCGAGAAATATAAAGGTGGCGAGGCGTTAAAGCTTACAGCTTTTGTTGAGCCAAAAATTTCTAAATAA